In a single window of the Prochlorococcus marinus str. AS9601 genome:
- a CDS encoding Rne/Rng family ribonuclease has protein sequence MSQQIIIAEQARIAALLTDDRVDELIVAQGQYQIGDIFLGTVENVLPGIDAAFINIGESEKNGFIHVSDLGPLRLKKGTFGITELLEPKQKVLVQVIKEPTGSKGPRLTGSISIPGKYLILQPYGQGVNISRKINTETERSRLKALGVLIKPPSTGLLFRTEAEKIKEELLIEDLEHLIQQWENILKVSEASNPPNLIKRDDDFSLKILRDYIKESTKSLIIDSKFSVIRAKDFLINYESNVDIEFHDNSLNQHILEKYEIKKTIQKALQPRVDLPSGGYIIIEPTEALTVIDVNSGSFTRSANSRQTVLWTNCEAAVEISRQMKLRNIGGVIVVDFIDMESRRDQFQLLEHFTSAIKDDSARPQIAQLTELGLVELTRKRQGQNIYELFGKKCSSCDGTGHVENILNHEISYLKIKNVENKSNQSNNLTSLDIVTSQSTDEQEKIIDKELLNSKDLSKENSSNKKENENDNLNQSNSKEKNIITVDLTNEEKIVFSELGINPLIKLGKEYLTSNNFVRLKESNKETEKPLDNKKATSKKTKKISQSGEEKIQIKIEANASSKDKTSNKTNESNEVVSTDKKDQIELTDELNNARKKRRRSSASIE, from the coding sequence ATGTCTCAGCAAATTATCATCGCTGAGCAGGCTCGAATTGCAGCACTACTCACAGATGATCGAGTTGATGAATTAATCGTCGCACAAGGTCAATATCAAATTGGCGATATTTTTTTAGGAACAGTTGAAAACGTTCTCCCTGGTATTGATGCAGCTTTCATAAATATCGGTGAAAGTGAGAAAAATGGATTCATCCATGTTTCAGATTTAGGTCCACTAAGACTCAAAAAAGGGACATTTGGAATAACGGAATTACTAGAACCAAAACAAAAAGTCCTAGTGCAGGTAATAAAGGAACCTACAGGATCTAAAGGGCCTAGACTAACCGGGAGCATTTCAATCCCAGGGAAATACTTGATACTACAGCCATATGGACAAGGAGTAAATATTTCAAGAAAAATAAATACAGAAACAGAGCGAAGCCGTTTGAAAGCTCTTGGGGTTTTAATTAAACCACCTAGCACAGGCTTGTTATTTAGAACAGAGGCTGAAAAGATAAAAGAAGAACTTCTAATTGAAGATTTAGAACATTTAATTCAACAATGGGAAAATATACTAAAAGTTTCTGAGGCTTCTAATCCGCCAAATTTAATAAAAAGAGATGATGATTTCTCTCTTAAGATCTTAAGAGATTATATTAAAGAATCTACTAAAAGTTTAATTATCGATAGTAAATTTTCAGTTATAAGGGCAAAAGATTTTTTAATAAATTATGAGTCTAATGTAGATATTGAATTTCACGATAACAGTTTAAACCAACATATTTTGGAGAAGTATGAAATTAAGAAAACAATTCAAAAAGCTCTCCAGCCGAGAGTAGATCTTCCTTCGGGGGGTTATATAATTATTGAACCTACTGAAGCTTTAACAGTAATCGACGTAAACTCTGGATCATTTACCAGATCCGCTAACTCAAGACAAACCGTTTTGTGGACGAACTGCGAAGCAGCAGTTGAAATCTCAAGACAAATGAAATTAAGAAATATCGGTGGAGTTATAGTAGTTGATTTTATTGATATGGAATCTAGAAGAGATCAATTTCAGTTACTTGAACATTTTACCTCAGCAATAAAAGATGATTCTGCTAGGCCTCAAATAGCTCAGCTTACTGAATTAGGTTTAGTGGAGTTAACAAGAAAAAGACAAGGGCAAAATATATATGAACTATTCGGCAAAAAATGTTCTTCATGCGACGGTACAGGACATGTAGAAAATATATTAAATCACGAAATTTCTTACTTAAAAATTAAAAATGTTGAAAATAAATCTAATCAATCAAACAATTTAACATCTTTAGATATAGTTACTTCTCAATCAACTGATGAGCAAGAAAAAATAATTGACAAGGAATTACTGAATTCCAAAGACCTAAGTAAAGAAAATTCTTCGAATAAAAAAGAAAATGAAAATGATAATTTAAACCAATCAAATTCAAAAGAAAAAAATATAATAACAGTTGATCTTACTAATGAAGAAAAAATTGTTTTCAGTGAATTGGGTATAAATCCACTTATAAAGTTAGGTAAAGAATATCTAACTAGCAATAATTTTGTGCGATTAAAAGAGAGTAATAAGGAAACGGAAAAACCCTTAGATAATAAAAAAGCAACATCAAAAAAAACTAAAAAAATCTCACAATCGGGAGAAGAAAAGATTCAAATTAAAATTGAAGCAAATGCAAGTTCTAAAGATAAAACTTCAAATAAAACTAATGAAAGTAATGAAGTTGTATCTACAGATAAAAAGGATCAAATTGAACTTACAGATGAGCTAAACAATGCAAGAAAAAAAAGAAGAAGATCTTCAGCAAGCATTGAATAA
- a CDS encoding ribonuclease HII yields the protein MQEKKEEDLQQALNKVSEVGIDEVGKGAIFGPVFAAAVVLTEKNKFILKQFGVTDSKKLTPKKRKLLLPKILLLSSDYGIGQSSAREIDKLGIRVATELSMIRALRKLKEKPSELIIDGPLLLRPWNGIQKNIVSGDSKFISIASASIVAKVSRDNLMERLEKNYSGYLIFKNKGYGTREHLSLIKKNGITELHRKSFLKKSKLI from the coding sequence ATGCAAGAAAAAAAAGAAGAAGATCTTCAGCAAGCATTGAATAAAGTATCAGAAGTTGGAATAGATGAAGTTGGAAAGGGAGCAATTTTTGGTCCAGTTTTTGCAGCAGCTGTAGTATTAACAGAAAAAAATAAATTTATCTTAAAACAATTTGGAGTAACAGATAGTAAAAAACTAACTCCCAAAAAAAGAAAATTACTTTTACCAAAAATTTTATTACTCTCTTCAGATTATGGAATTGGGCAATCTTCGGCCAGAGAAATAGATAAGTTAGGTATTAGGGTTGCGACGGAACTTTCAATGATAAGAGCTTTAAGAAAATTAAAAGAAAAGCCATCTGAATTAATAATTGATGGCCCCTTATTATTAAGACCATGGAACGGAATTCAGAAAAACATAGTATCAGGAGATTCAAAGTTTATCTCGATAGCTTCAGCAAGCATAGTTGCCAAAGTTTCACGCGATAATCTAATGGAGAGGTTAGAAAAAAATTACTCAGGATACTTGATATTTAAAAATAAAGGTTATGGAACCAGAGAGCATCTTTCATTAATCAAAAAAAATGGAATAACTGAACTTCATAGGAAAAGTTTTTTAAAAAAATCAAAACTTATTTAA
- a CDS encoding DUF1997 domain-containing protein — translation MLLSFDAKQKLKLSVTRNKEYLSKYLLEEERVVGAMLDSKKLVPEGVGRYKYTVTSFKVFQLDINPVVSIAVENKDGILKMSALESTLDGLGMVDDFNLILKANLEATDIGLEGEALLGVSVSQPPLLKLVPRKILESTGHSVLNGILLGIKSRVQQQLVKDFLEWCELNKF, via the coding sequence ATGCTATTGTCTTTTGATGCTAAACAGAAACTTAAGCTTTCTGTAACACGTAATAAAGAATATCTTTCTAAATATCTTTTGGAAGAAGAAAGAGTTGTTGGAGCAATGCTTGACTCCAAAAAATTAGTACCAGAAGGAGTAGGTAGATATAAGTATACAGTAACAAGTTTTAAGGTTTTTCAATTGGATATTAACCCTGTTGTCTCAATTGCGGTAGAAAATAAAGATGGAATTTTAAAAATGAGTGCTCTTGAAAGTACATTGGATGGTTTGGGTATGGTTGATGATTTTAATCTTATTTTGAAAGCAAATTTGGAAGCAACTGATATTGGCTTAGAAGGGGAGGCGCTTCTTGGAGTATCTGTAAGCCAACCCCCTCTACTGAAGCTGGTACCAAGGAAGATTTTGGAATCTACTGGTCATTCGGTGTTAAATGGGATTCTGTTGGGTATAAAGTCAAGGGTTCAACAGCAGCTCGTAAAAGATTTTTTAGAATGGTGTGAATTAAATAAGTTTTGA
- the pheA gene encoding prephenate dehydratase translates to MPKQVAYLGPQGTYAEKAAHILSKLANFHSPIFVPCNGLHSVIKSIAYNNCDAAVVPIENSVEGGVTATLDALWKFPEIFINKAIVLPIKHALISDGELSSISEVLSHPQALAQCSEWLSENLPNAIPLPTNSTSEAVNMVKGSKFRAAIGSKSIIQIEGLKELAFPINDVPGNCTRFVLLSKESNSNLANIASFAFSLISNKPGALLKAINYIADFGFNMSKIESRPSKRELGEYIIYIDVEINNQKNIKSFLELKNKIKPLCKNFVDFGNYFSENVELD, encoded by the coding sequence ATGCCCAAACAAGTTGCATATTTAGGTCCTCAAGGAACATACGCAGAAAAAGCAGCCCATATATTATCAAAGCTTGCCAATTTTCATTCACCTATATTTGTACCATGTAACGGGTTACATTCGGTCATTAAATCAATAGCTTATAACAATTGTGATGCTGCTGTAGTCCCTATAGAAAATTCTGTAGAAGGTGGAGTTACAGCTACTCTAGATGCCCTATGGAAATTTCCTGAAATTTTTATAAATAAAGCAATTGTTTTACCTATAAAACATGCATTAATTAGTGATGGAGAACTTTCAAGCATTTCAGAAGTATTATCTCATCCTCAAGCATTAGCTCAATGTTCAGAATGGTTATCTGAGAATCTTCCAAATGCAATTCCCCTCCCAACAAACTCAACATCAGAAGCTGTCAATATGGTAAAAGGGAGTAAATTCAGAGCTGCTATCGGTTCAAAATCAATAATTCAAATCGAAGGACTTAAAGAATTAGCCTTTCCTATTAATGATGTTCCAGGTAATTGCACTAGATTTGTTTTATTGAGCAAAGAATCAAATTCAAATTTAGCTAATATTGCCAGTTTTGCTTTCTCATTAATTTCAAATAAACCTGGCGCTTTGCTTAAAGCTATAAATTATATTGCAGATTTTGGATTTAATATGAGTAAAATTGAATCGAGACCTTCAAAAAGAGAATTAGGCGAATACATAATTTATATAGATGTAGAAATCAATAATCAAAAAAATATAAAAAGTTTTCTTGAGTTAAAAAATAAAATAAAGCCGCTTTGTAAGAATTTTGTTGATTTTGGAAATTATTTTTCTGAAAATGTTGAACTAGATTAA